In Zingiber officinale cultivar Zhangliang chromosome 6A, Zo_v1.1, whole genome shotgun sequence, a single genomic region encodes these proteins:
- the LOC121998644 gene encoding disease resistance protein RPS2-like: MDLAKKVGLNLEDDESEDDRAYKLHNFLKEKNCLLFLDDIWQSYEVVMLGMQPPKRGMEKKRKVIVFTTRYEQVCTGMSANVIKKVKGLSSDEAWELFLKYAREDVINSERQINQLAKEITKECAGVPLALITVGRAMSAKRSREAWNDALVQLKKSQMPEVTGMKERDPMFGAFKLSYDSLEDDNIRARLLCCSLWPEDFEIDKDELIQCWIGLGLIDEFDSINKAFDRGHSHIETLTFACLLELVNKNGATRIKMHDVIRDMALWMASDCGSNQHRWIVKARARLNQLELENEQWQVVERASFMHNNLSSLPRQTLTFPKLSMLMLQQNPKLDLIPEPFFKALPVLAFLDLSGTNITDLPREINMLSELQYLNLNFTPIKALPVELSSLAKLKYLLLVGTKRLAKVPKGTMSNIALLKLLDLYESKYANLDELEGFKGCRKYIGITLHSMIDLERLGSLPQLSRWKLQLQSMRDLAYPSQLFESIMSSHNTRQGLERLEIVDVTTGGELTVAQSNKDHEEGLECLRYMTLITIDDLQEITWKVVEHQTIFPNLHELNIFDCKMLRNINWVLHLPNLNVLKVSNCGEMEELINCVGSSANSSIGLRLLSLTRLPSLNCIARQPLTFPYLEQLYVSSCPELRKLPFGAEICQNKLKGIFCQKDWWENIQWEDVNDKNSLFPYIKFGFDVIVLKLGVKLPKAKSRIFKTVIEVPGVIQVRLDSSTCHLTVVGDGVDGATLMNRLQRNIGQVELISVGTTGG; this comes from the exons ATGGATCTGGCTAAGAAGGTAGGACTGAATCTTGAAGATGATGAGAGTGAAGATGATCGTGCTTATAAGCTACACAACTTCTTAAAGGAAAAAAATTGCTTGTTGTTTCTTGATGACATTTGGCAATCCTATGAAGTTGTCATGTTGGGTATGCAACCTCCTAAGCGTGGCATGGAGAAGAAGCGCAAGGTGATAGTTTTCACGACACGCTACGAGCAAGTATGCACTGGAATGAGTGCTAACGTGATAAAAAAAGTGAAAGGTTTGTCATCTGATGAAGCATGGGAACTCTTTTTGAAGTATGCACGTGAAGATGTAATCAACTCAGAGCGACAAATTAATCAACTAGCAAAAGAAATTACTAAAGAGTGTGCTGGTGTGCCCCTTGCTCTCATCACCGTCGGCCGAGCCATGTCCGCAAAGAGGTCAAGAGAAGCTTGGAATGATGCTCTCGTGCAACTGAAGAAATCACAGATGCCAGAAGTCACAGGTATGAAAGAACGAGATCCTATGTTTGGTGCCTTTAAACTTAGCTATGATAGTCTGGAAGATGACAACATAAGAGCCCGCCTATTGTGCTGCTCTTTGTGGCCTGAAGATTTTGAAATCGACAAAGATGAACTAATACAATGTTGGATAGGTCTTGGCCTGATTGATGAGTTTGACTCGATCAATAAAGCATTCGACCGAGGGCACTCTCATATCGAGACTCTTACATTTGCATGTTTGTTAGAGCTCGTTAATAAGAATGGTGCGACAAGGATCAAGATGCATGATGTGATCCGAGACATGGCTCTTTGGATGGCTTCAGATTGTGGATCCAATCAACACAGGTGGATTGTTAAGGCACGTGCTAGATTGAATCAATTGGAACTAGAGAATGAGCAATGGCAAGTGGTAGAGCGAGCATCATTCATGCATAATAATTTGAGTTCTTTGCCAAGGCAGACTCTCACTTTTCCTAAACTTTCCATGCTCATGCTCCAACAGAACCCTAAGCTAGACTTAATTCCTGAGCCATTTTTCAAAGCTTTACCTGTTTTGGCCTTCTTGGATCTCTCAGGTACAAACATCACAGATCTTCCGAGGGAAATCAACATGTTATCTGAGCTCCAATATCTAAACTTGAACTTCACCCCAATCAAAGCATTGCCAGTAGAGTTGAGTAGCCTTGCCAAACTCAAGTACTTGCTTTTGGTAGGAACTAAGCGTCTTGCCAAAGTACCCAAGGGAACAATGTCCAACATAGCTTTGCTCAAATTGTTGGATTTATACGAGAGCAAGTATGCTAACTTGGATGAGCTAGAAGGATTTAAAGGGTGCCGGAAATACATTGGAATTACCTTGCACTCAATGATAGATCTTGAACGGTTGGGCTCTCTACCGCAATTATCTAGATGGAAACTCCAACTACAAAGCATGAGAGACTTGGCTTATCCAAGCCAACTATTCGAGAGCATCATGAGTAGCCACAACACAAGGCAGGGTCTTGAACGACTAGAGATTGTAGATGTCACGACAGGTGGTGAATTAACAGTTGCTCAGAGCAACAAGGATCATGAAGAAGGCCTTGAATGTTTGAGGTATATGACGCTCATAACTATCGATGATTTACAGGAAATCACTTGGAAAGTAGTTGAGCATCAAACGATATTTCCTAATCTTCACGAATTGAACATTTTTGATTGCAAAATGTTGAGAAACATCAACTGGGTTCTTCATCTACCAAACCTTAATGTCTTGAAAGTATCAAATTGTGGTGAGATGGAAGAATTGATAAATTGTGTTGGAAGTTCCGCCAACTCTAGCATCGGCTTACGCTTACTCTCTTTGACTCGATTGCCTTCATTGAATTGCATCGCACGGCAGCCGCTAACCTTCCCCTACTTGGAGCAGCTATATGTAAGCTCATGTCCAGAACTTAGAAAGCTGCCGTTTGGGGCTGAGATttgtcaaaataaattaaaaggtatATTTTGCCAAAAGGATTGGTGGGAAAATATCCAATGGGAGGATGTCAATGACAAGAATTCACTCTTCCCCTATATCAAGTTTGGTTTC GACGTAATTGTGTTGAAATTGGGCGTGAAGTTACCTAAAGCTAAATCTAGAATTTTCAAGACTGTTATTGAAGTTCCTG GAGTAATACAAGTACGGCTGGACTCGAGTACGTGCCATTTGACCGTGGTGGGTGACGGAGTCGACGGGGCGACACTAATGAATAGACTTCAAAGAAATATAGGTCAGGTGGAACTCATCAGCGTTGGCACCACTGGCGGCTGA